In the genome of Candidatus Bathyarchaeota archaeon, one region contains:
- a CDS encoding XTP/dITP diphosphatase, whose amino-acid sequence MTDFPKGRVAFLVTSNIHKFNEARRVLNKYKIATAMLKKIGAVEIQDDNIDNVAKASAVDAVKKCNLPIMVEDAGLFIKALKGFPGPYSSHVYRTIGNDGILQLMENITNRNASFKSVVAFLSPTMDKPLCFSGEAKGKIVKEKHGSGGFGFDPIFKPLNSSKTFAEMTVEEKNQNSHRALAFYKFAEWYTASF is encoded by the coding sequence ATGACTGATTTCCCGAAAGGCAGAGTTGCGTTCCTCGTAACAAGCAACATCCATAAATTCAACGAAGCCCGCAGAGTTTTAAACAAATACAAAATAGCGACAGCAATGCTGAAAAAAATTGGCGCAGTTGAAATTCAAGACGATAACATAGATAATGTTGCAAAAGCCAGCGCCGTAGACGCGGTTAAAAAATGCAATCTACCTATCATGGTTGAAGACGCAGGGTTATTCATTAAAGCGCTAAAAGGCTTTCCAGGTCCCTATTCTTCACATGTTTACCGAACAATCGGCAACGATGGCATTTTGCAATTGATGGAAAACATAACCAACAGAAACGCAAGTTTCAAGTCAGTTGTGGCTTTTCTAAGCCCCACAATGGACAAACCATTATGCTTCAGTGGTGAAGCTAAAGGAAAGATCGTTAAAGAAAAACACGGTAGCGGAGGATTCGGCTTTGACCCAATTTTCAAACCCTTAAACTCCTCGAAAACTTTTGCCGAAATGACTGTTGAGGAAAAAAATCAAAATTCACATCGTGCCTTAGCCTTTTACAAATTCGCAGAATGGTATACAGCAAGTTTTTAG
- a CDS encoding VOC family protein: MINNVRCITLSVSDLKTAVDFYEKTLGFNKKYEYPSYAGFQCGGVEIGLRPGRKEKERIEDAPSIEFFVDNVDAAYETPKKKGVNFVKEPHDEPWGGREASFLDLDGNLLEIVQISWKKYFEVSVKGAKAP, encoded by the coding sequence ATGATCAATAATGTCCGGTGCATAACTCTTTCCGTATCCGATCTCAAGACTGCCGTTGATTTTTACGAAAAAACTTTGGGATTTAACAAGAAGTACGAATACCCTTCTTACGCAGGCTTTCAATGCGGCGGAGTGGAAATCGGGCTTAGACCCGGCAGAAAGGAAAAGGAACGTATAGAAGATGCGCCATCCATTGAGTTCTTTGTAGACAACGTAGACGCAGCATATGAAACACCGAAAAAAAAAGGTGTAAACTTCGTCAAAGAACCACACGATGAGCCTTGGGGAGGCCGAGAAGCAAGCTTCCTTGACCTTGACGGAAACCTTTTAGAGATTGTGCAAATTAGCTGGAAAAAATACTTCGAAGTAAGCGTGAAAGGTGCTAAGGCTCCGTGA
- a CDS encoding Kae1-associated kinase Bud32 — protein sequence MLIKKGAEASLFLEDWQGRKVIMKRRLPKKYRLPEIDEKIRTYRTIHESQLLHYAKEAGVPTPTIFMVGLADSNIIMEFVEGKQVKQVLDGLSFEERKGLSKHIGVLIGRLHCKGIIHGDLTTSNMILTLSGKVVFVDFGLGEKTVELELKGVDLHLMKRAFQSTHFRYAKECFNAVLEGYTKIVGDKVAKKVLRKIREIEKRGRYISERRKTEE from the coding sequence ATGCTGATTAAGAAGGGAGCGGAAGCAAGTCTATTTCTTGAAGATTGGCAAGGTCGGAAAGTGATTATGAAGCGACGGCTTCCAAAAAAATATAGACTTCCTGAGATAGATGAAAAAATCCGCACCTACCGAACCATTCACGAGTCCCAACTTCTTCATTATGCAAAAGAAGCGGGAGTTCCAACTCCCACAATTTTTATGGTGGGTTTGGCTGATTCGAACATAATCATGGAGTTTGTTGAAGGTAAACAGGTAAAACAGGTTTTAGACGGGCTTTCTTTTGAAGAGCGCAAAGGATTAAGCAAGCACATCGGCGTACTTATCGGCCGTCTTCATTGCAAGGGTATTATTCACGGCGATCTTACAACTTCTAACATGATACTAACTCTCAGTGGCAAGGTGGTTTTTGTTGACTTTGGACTTGGAGAAAAAACTGTTGAGCTTGAACTAAAGGGAGTTGATCTCCATCTTATGAAGCGTGCATTCCAAAGCACCCATTTTCGCTACGCCAAAGAATGTTTCAACGCGGTTTTAGAGGGCTACACTAAAATAGTTGGGGACAAAGTGGCGAAAAAAGTATTACGTAAAATACGCGAAATTGAAAAGCGAGGTCGATATATTTCTGAAAGGAGGAAAACAGAAGAATGA
- the kae1 gene encoding KEOPS complex N(6)-L-threonylcarbamoyladenine synthase Kae1, which translates to MLERLQSHNQTQKFCLGIEATADDFSVGVLNFEGKVLVNIINAFIPETGGIHPREAARHHAEVAGEVISTAFQEAGIKPRDITVVAFSQGPGLGPCLRTGATVARALASYLNVPLVGVNHCVAHIEIGKLATNARDPVTLYVSGGNTIVSAFDAGRYRVFGETLDIAVGNCLDVFAREAGLHQREGMPFGAMVEKLASNGKELVDLPYSVKGMDLSFSGLLTATVRLLKSGNHRLEDLCYSLQEVAFSMLTEVTERALAHTEKREVLLTGGVGANKRLQAMLNAIAEEHDSCFCVVPKQYALDNGAMIAWTGILAYKHGVTTPVDKSFVRLKWRLEDVDAPWVEG; encoded by the coding sequence ATGTTGGAACGGTTGCAAAGTCATAATCAAACACAGAAATTTTGCCTAGGCATAGAAGCAACAGCAGACGACTTCAGCGTTGGAGTACTAAACTTCGAAGGAAAAGTTCTAGTAAACATAATTAATGCTTTTATACCGGAAACGGGTGGCATCCACCCGCGAGAAGCCGCGAGACACCACGCAGAAGTTGCCGGAGAAGTTATTTCCACGGCCTTCCAAGAGGCAGGAATAAAACCCAGAGACATTACTGTCGTTGCTTTTTCGCAAGGACCCGGTTTGGGGCCGTGCCTTCGCACAGGTGCAACTGTCGCTCGAGCTTTAGCATCATACCTTAACGTTCCTTTGGTGGGTGTTAATCATTGCGTGGCACACATTGAAATCGGTAAACTTGCAACAAATGCTCGGGATCCTGTTACCTTGTACGTTTCTGGAGGAAACACGATAGTTTCGGCTTTTGACGCTGGGCGTTATCGTGTTTTTGGTGAGACTTTGGACATAGCTGTGGGCAACTGCTTGGACGTTTTTGCACGGGAGGCTGGGCTTCACCAACGTGAGGGAATGCCGTTCGGCGCTATGGTGGAGAAACTTGCAAGCAATGGAAAAGAGTTGGTTGACTTGCCTTATAGTGTTAAGGGCATGGATTTGTCTTTCAGCGGGCTTCTTACAGCCACGGTTAGGCTTCTTAAAAGTGGAAACCATAGACTTGAAGATTTGTGTTATAGCTTGCAGGAAGTGGCATTCTCTATGCTCACCGAAGTTACCGAACGTGCTCTGGCACATACCGAAAAGCGCGAGGTCCTTTTAACGGGAGGGGTAGGAGCAAACAAACGGTTGCAAGCCATGCTAAACGCCATTGCTGAGGAACACGATAGTTGTTTTTGCGTAGTTCCAAAACAGTACGCCTTAGACAACGGCGCTATGATTGCTTGGACGGGCATCCTTGCTTACAAACACGGCGTGACTACGCCTGTTGACAAGAGTTTTGTCAGACTGAAATGGAGACTTGAAGACGTAGATGCACCATGGGTTGAAGGATAG
- a CDS encoding transcriptional regulator, with translation MPKRNALEHKALQFIANTGDEGVLQSDLWRQLDASSREGSRIAIKLENKGLIRRERELFEGRWTYRLFPKRKPASINSIIDCPCLSCPESIRCGAYGATSPNDCEKLTEWLTSLAREDVGLQGDS, from the coding sequence ATGCCTAAACGCAACGCCTTGGAGCATAAGGCTCTACAATTCATCGCCAACACTGGTGACGAGGGCGTGCTTCAATCAGATTTGTGGCGTCAACTGGACGCCAGCAGTAGAGAAGGCTCCCGAATAGCCATTAAACTAGAAAACAAGGGGCTTATACGACGTGAACGCGAACTTTTCGAAGGTCGATGGACTTATAGGTTGTTTCCGAAAAGAAAGCCGGCTTCAATAAATTCCATAATAGATTGTCCATGCTTAAGCTGTCCCGAGAGCATTCGATGTGGCGCCTACGGTGCCACCTCACCAAATGATTGTGAGAAGCTAACCGAATGGCTCACCAGCCTAGCCCGAGAAGACGTTGGCTTGCAAGGTGACAGTTAA
- a CDS encoding RlmE family RNA methyltransferase, which yields MPKAWVRERKRDYYFRKAKEEKYRSRATYKLLQAVKKYRFLRKGDVVVDLGAAPGGWLQASRKIVGKAGFVLGVDLKSIDPLKVANVHTITGDITDSEISKQIERILPSLVDAVISDVSPNVSGVWEVDHARQIDLARQSLTLALKFLKANGNFFVKVFQGDMFKGFVEEVREHFARVEIMKPKASRAKSAEIFVLGMGLKKDK from the coding sequence TTGCCTAAAGCGTGGGTAAGAGAACGAAAGCGAGATTATTATTTTAGAAAAGCTAAAGAGGAAAAATACCGTTCTCGAGCAACATACAAACTTCTGCAAGCAGTAAAAAAATACCGTTTTCTAAGAAAAGGTGACGTTGTTGTTGATTTAGGCGCAGCACCGGGCGGTTGGTTACAAGCATCTCGAAAAATTGTGGGAAAAGCGGGTTTTGTTCTGGGAGTTGATTTAAAAAGTATTGACCCCTTGAAAGTAGCTAACGTTCACACTATAACTGGCGATATAACTGACTCTGAAATATCGAAGCAGATTGAGAGGATTTTACCCTCCTTGGTTGATGCTGTTATTTCAGATGTTTCGCCAAATGTTTCCGGAGTCTGGGAGGTTGATCACGCGCGGCAGATAGACTTAGCTCGTCAATCTTTGACGCTTGCTTTGAAATTTCTTAAAGCAAATGGTAACTTTTTCGTGAAAGTGTTTCAAGGTGACATGTTCAAAGGTTTTGTTGAGGAAGTTAGGGAGCATTTTGCAAGAGTTGAAATAATGAAGCCGAAGGCAAGTCGGGCGAAGAGTGCTGAGATTTTCGTTCTAGGAATGGGTTTGAAAAAGGACAAATGA
- a CDS encoding DUF4152 family protein has protein sequence MKVVAADSGAAILNTRFEPLQIVAAATVLVEPPYREACQFLAEPIFAPVENGHVLIIHELELCQTLLKEVRADVVHLDMSVGGLLVEEISPVQLRGKARSRVLKILPKLRKLATDIKRVYGIDVLAIGKESIPVRIAELTTGAHAILYACEKALKENKEQILGLPSKCYARLTQGRVTLQSLIAAEHDVAGYAEDNKGILEAVQIKDMLNPCARGFRVLRIVPKGR, from the coding sequence TTGAAAGTTGTTGCGGCAGACTCGGGGGCAGCCATATTAAACACTCGCTTCGAGCCTTTGCAAATTGTTGCGGCAGCCACGGTTCTCGTAGAACCACCTTACAGAGAAGCTTGCCAATTCTTAGCTGAGCCGATCTTTGCTCCAGTGGAAAATGGACATGTTTTAATAATTCATGAACTTGAACTCTGCCAGACATTGCTGAAAGAGGTTAGAGCTGATGTGGTTCATTTAGATATGTCTGTAGGTGGACTGTTAGTAGAAGAGATTTCGCCAGTTCAACTTAGAGGAAAAGCTCGCAGCAGGGTTTTGAAGATTCTGCCAAAACTAAGAAAGCTGGCAACTGACATCAAACGAGTTTACGGCATAGACGTGTTGGCTATTGGAAAAGAGAGCATTCCTGTGAGAATCGCAGAGCTGACTACCGGAGCTCATGCAATTCTTTACGCTTGCGAGAAAGCCTTAAAAGAAAACAAAGAGCAGATTCTAGGTTTGCCCTCCAAATGCTATGCGAGGCTTACTCAAGGCAGAGTTACGCTCCAGTCGCTTATTGCAGCTGAACATGACGTTGCGGGATACGCTGAAGACAACAAAGGAATCTTAGAAGCAGTTCAAATAAAGGACATGTTAAATCCGTGTGCTAGAGGATTTCGCGTGCTAAGAATAGTTCCTAAGGGGAGATAG
- the nadC gene encoding carboxylating nicotinate-nucleotide diphosphorylase, with protein MEEDVGQGDITTYLTIPQNVIVEAEVVMKESGLVAGIEEALVLCASLNLQAKALTSDGAQVKPKNAILRIVGDARTVLSTERTLLNLLSRMSGIATATNNLLGKIKAAGYKTRVACTRKVAPGLGYFDKKAVFLGSGDTHRLHLDDLVLIKDNHIKIVGNIKKAMRRACETISFSKKIEVEVASVEDALEATKAGAAIIMLDNFSPAKVRKTVSFLTKKGVRNKVLLEASGGITEKNIIEYAAAGVDVVSIGEITHSVKALDMSLEVVNVRKAKK; from the coding sequence CTGGAAGAAGACGTTGGACAAGGCGACATAACCACTTATCTCACGATTCCTCAAAACGTAATTGTTGAAGCCGAAGTTGTTATGAAAGAAAGCGGCTTAGTGGCTGGAATAGAAGAAGCATTGGTCTTATGTGCAAGCCTAAATCTGCAAGCGAAAGCTCTAACCTCTGACGGCGCCCAAGTTAAACCTAAGAACGCTATACTGCGCATCGTCGGGGATGCCAGAACTGTTCTTTCTACGGAGCGAACGCTTCTTAACTTACTTTCTAGAATGAGTGGCATAGCAACCGCAACAAACAATTTACTAGGCAAAATTAAAGCAGCTGGTTATAAGACACGCGTTGCTTGCACCAGAAAAGTGGCGCCGGGGCTTGGTTATTTTGACAAAAAGGCTGTTTTCCTCGGCAGTGGTGATACGCATAGGTTGCATCTTGACGATTTAGTTTTGATAAAAGATAATCATATAAAAATTGTTGGCAACATTAAAAAAGCTATGCGAAGAGCTTGTGAAACTATTTCTTTTTCCAAGAAGATAGAGGTTGAAGTAGCATCTGTTGAGGATGCTTTGGAAGCAACGAAGGCTGGTGCCGCCATAATTATGCTAGACAACTTTTCCCCAGCTAAAGTAAGGAAAACTGTGTCCTTTTTAACTAAAAAAGGAGTTAGAAACAAAGTGTTGCTTGAGGCAAGCGGTGGAATAACCGAGAAGAACATTATTGAATATGCGGCGGCAGGCGTTGACGTTGTAAGCATTGGCGAAATTACTCACAGCGTAAAGGCGTTAGACATGAGCCTTGAAGTTGTCAACGTTAGAAAAGCTAAAAAATGA
- a CDS encoding TIGR00296 family protein: MVSQLTQEEGEFLVKLARKAVEEYLKTGKVINAPKDTSAKLMQRCGVFITINRLENSKKKLRGCIGYPYPTTILAQAVIECTISSAAQDPRFPPLSPDELDHVVFEVSVLTPPELVEVENPKHLSSRIKVGEDGLIVERGLYKGLLLPQVPVEYNWDAEEFLCQCCIKASLPPDSWLTKMTKIYKFQAIVFAEESPREKIKRKKLGGK, from the coding sequence GTGGTATCCCAGCTAACACAGGAAGAAGGCGAGTTTCTAGTTAAACTTGCCCGAAAAGCTGTAGAGGAATATTTAAAAACGGGCAAAGTAATCAACGCGCCAAAAGATACCTCTGCCAAGCTGATGCAACGCTGCGGAGTTTTCATCACCATTAACCGCCTTGAAAACAGCAAGAAAAAACTAAGAGGATGCATAGGCTACCCCTATCCAACCACTATACTAGCGCAAGCAGTCATAGAATGTACAATAAGTTCAGCAGCTCAAGACCCACGTTTCCCTCCTCTTTCCCCAGACGAACTTGACCACGTTGTTTTTGAAGTCAGTGTCCTCACACCCCCAGAACTTGTAGAGGTAGAAAATCCGAAACATCTTTCGTCAAGGATTAAGGTGGGCGAGGACGGTCTCATCGTAGAAAGAGGACTCTATAAAGGTCTTCTATTGCCCCAAGTGCCTGTTGAATACAACTGGGATGCAGAAGAATTCCTCTGTCAATGCTGCATAAAAGCCAGTTTACCCCCAGATAGCTGGCTAACAAAGATGACAAAAATCTATAAATTTCAAGCAATAGTTTTTGCGGAAGAAAGCCCAAGAGAAAAAATAAAACGAAAAAAACTTGGCGGAAAATAA
- a CDS encoding fumarylacetoacetate hydrolase family protein, whose amino-acid sequence MKLVCFSDSTKSYGVLEEDQVICLSTLAKALEQPYPHSLEALISQSIKETSIEQLIQNATKTTLEQAVFPLSKVKILAPIATPPKIICLGLNYKNHAAEQEKAPPDEPVIFMKPHTTIIGPNENIVKPHFVKQLDYEAELAIVMGKKAKNVSANDAKSYIFGYTILNDVSARDIQFKDKQWTRGKSFDTFAPTGPCITTTNQITDPTNLRICTWVNKELRQDSNTSNMALNVLEIVHHLSRVMTLEPCDIIATGTPAGVGFAMKPKSKFLQKDDVVEIEVEGIGVLRNRVVEDKATL is encoded by the coding sequence ATGAAGCTGGTTTGTTTCTCAGACTCAACAAAATCCTACGGAGTTTTAGAAGAAGATCAAGTAATCTGCTTGTCTACTTTGGCAAAGGCGTTGGAACAACCTTATCCGCACAGCCTCGAGGCTTTAATCTCTCAAAGCATAAAAGAAACAAGCATCGAACAGTTGATTCAAAACGCAACAAAAACAACTCTTGAACAAGCAGTATTCCCCCTTAGCAAAGTGAAAATATTAGCGCCAATCGCGACGCCTCCGAAAATTATCTGTCTAGGTCTAAACTACAAAAACCACGCTGCAGAACAAGAAAAAGCCCCGCCTGACGAACCAGTAATTTTCATGAAACCCCACACAACCATAATAGGTCCAAACGAAAACATTGTTAAGCCCCATTTCGTGAAACAGCTTGACTATGAGGCAGAACTAGCAATCGTAATGGGCAAAAAGGCTAAAAACGTCTCAGCCAATGATGCTAAGTCATATATTTTTGGGTACACAATTCTCAACGATGTTTCCGCACGGGATATACAGTTCAAAGATAAACAATGGACTAGAGGAAAAAGTTTTGACACCTTTGCACCTACTGGTCCTTGCATCACTACTACCAACCAAATAACTGACCCGACCAATTTACGGATTTGCACATGGGTAAACAAGGAATTACGACAAGATTCTAATACCAGCAACATGGCGCTCAATGTTTTGGAAATTGTGCATCATCTCAGCCGTGTTATGACGTTGGAACCATGCGACATCATTGCCACAGGTACTCCTGCTGGAGTAGGGTTCGCTATGAAGCCTAAGTCCAAGTTTCTCCAAAAAGACGATGTTGTAGAGATAGAAGTAGAGGGCATAGGTGTTTTGCGGAATAGGGTGGTTGAAGATAAAGCCACACTTTAG
- a CDS encoding terpene cyclase/mutase family protein: protein MNIEAALNFIQEHGNTIDRYRINYLLNERHNDEIPLKNLRSIQNKDGGFPYNLEKDKHSSVSETCSTLNLIRELDLKESNVCKKAIQFLFKTQQQNGSWDENLRIAEYKPPPWDTPAKPETRTWLTAEVANKLIQLGYHNSEYVRKAAKFLMQNRDKNGKVAGYRIATWITISVFAQLEGIENEIVQKSMKLVEEWLQEEEIDASFLNWYLECLHDAKIPRNHPLVQICLEKLVKLQQKNGSWTSVDGERYIVPTTITALKLLRDFDVWTAQGK from the coding sequence TTAAATGAAAGGCATAACGATGAAATTCCCTTAAAAAATCTAAGAAGCATACAGAACAAAGACGGCGGTTTCCCCTACAACCTTGAAAAAGACAAACACAGCAGCGTAAGCGAAACATGTTCCACACTAAATCTCATCAGAGAGCTTGACTTGAAAGAGTCTAATGTCTGCAAAAAAGCTATACAGTTCCTCTTCAAAACCCAGCAACAAAACGGAAGTTGGGACGAAAACCTAAGAATAGCAGAGTACAAGCCTCCACCATGGGACACACCTGCAAAGCCAGAGACTAGAACATGGCTAACTGCAGAAGTAGCAAACAAGCTAATCCAGCTAGGCTACCACAACTCGGAATATGTTAGGAAAGCAGCGAAGTTTCTTATGCAAAACAGAGACAAAAATGGAAAGGTAGCGGGTTACCGAATCGCCACGTGGATAACCATCTCAGTGTTTGCCCAACTTGAAGGCATTGAAAACGAAATAGTGCAGAAATCCATGAAGCTTGTTGAAGAATGGTTGCAGGAAGAAGAAATAGACGCCTCGTTCCTAAACTGGTACTTAGAATGTCTTCATGACGCGAAAATACCGCGAAATCATCCGCTAGTTCAGATTTGTCTTGAAAAACTGGTTAAGCTGCAACAAAAAAATGGAAGCTGGACAAGTGTGGATGGTGAAAGATACATTGTGCCTACTACAATAACTGCGCTGAAACTATTGCGAGACTTCGATGTTTGGACAGCACAAGGAAAGTGA